In Hahella sp. KA22, one genomic interval encodes:
- the bluB gene encoding 5,6-dimethylbenzimidazole synthase — MTDSGYSPEEKQAVYRAIYERRDMRHFLPDPVDEATLQRILQAAHHAPSVGFMQPWRFIRITEPSLRRDIAATVEKERLLTAEALGERGQEFMRLKVEGVRECPVLLVVMLTDRREKYIFGRRTMPDMDLASASCAIQNLWLAARCEGVGMGWVSLFDPVELASLLQCPEGSEPIAILCLGHVDKFYDAPMLQQENWSQRKDLQELVWFNQWGGAG, encoded by the coding sequence ATGACGGACAGCGGCTATTCACCCGAAGAAAAACAGGCGGTGTATCGCGCGATTTACGAACGACGCGATATGCGTCATTTCCTGCCGGACCCGGTGGACGAAGCGACTTTGCAGCGTATTCTGCAAGCCGCCCATCACGCGCCCAGCGTGGGCTTCATGCAGCCCTGGCGTTTTATTCGCATCACCGAGCCCAGTCTGCGCCGGGATATCGCCGCCACGGTGGAGAAAGAGCGTCTGCTGACGGCGGAGGCGCTAGGCGAACGCGGCCAGGAGTTTATGCGCCTGAAAGTGGAGGGGGTGCGTGAGTGTCCGGTATTGCTGGTGGTGATGCTCACGGATCGCCGCGAAAAATATATTTTCGGTCGTCGCACCATGCCGGATATGGATCTGGCGTCCGCCAGCTGCGCGATCCAGAACCTCTGGCTGGCGGCCCGCTGTGAAGGGGTTGGCATGGGTTGGGTGTCGCTGTTCGATCCCGTTGAATTAGCCTCGTTACTGCAATGTCCGGAGGGCAGCGAGCCGATCGCCATTCTGTGTCTGGGGCATGTGGATAAATTTTATGACGCGCCGATGCTGCAACAGGAAAACTGGAGCCAGCGCAAGGATTTACAGGAGCTGGTCTGGTTCAACCAGTGGGGCGGCGCGGGCTGA
- a CDS encoding VCBS repeat-containing protein encodes MKTPLIGLTLILEAGAVLAQPLATDIYGRPLGDDRLTPPMLAPRFATVEAMKFTVEEDSGFTVGAAYKPGKTWIDAVGFGDVDGDGDMELVAVSSFYFDAENDYSVFVFHPTVAGLGEPSRIGYQATGDRNGLSIADLDGDGAEEIIVGHGQGLTALNHDGAGGFQASLVGSAAADTLDAVDINRDGIPDLIGLPWSAPATQYFGAGDGSIAYQTTLATHVSGYNDQALGDFNHDGVMDLAIISGQGSGPDFSLHLHDGAGAFTAAMPFYLDLNDSASGVASGDFNGDGRDDLVIARGRNSPTYLWVYTQNSAGAMDTAVKLTSYDIPETLRAADLDGNGYDDILVLHGGWNTLGVYLNGPDGLGEEIRVSIPYASHYDPEGLAVADTDGDGCPDMIAIADYNQGVVPVTFKLCKTPPQPTTGSLEGSIGWEPVYHEVTVSGGKIDAQLRFSGRRNDMDLYLYSPDGALVASAATNEAPEKLSYDTEGVAGTYKFKIVSRKSRVANFSLDYVYLP; translated from the coding sequence ATGAAAACCCCGCTGATAGGATTGACGCTCATACTGGAGGCCGGCGCTGTTCTGGCGCAGCCTCTCGCTACAGATATATACGGCCGCCCGCTGGGCGATGATCGCCTGACTCCGCCCATGCTGGCCCCTCGCTTCGCCACCGTCGAAGCCATGAAATTCACCGTCGAAGAAGACTCGGGATTCACGGTCGGCGCCGCCTACAAACCCGGCAAAACCTGGATTGACGCCGTCGGTTTTGGCGACGTGGACGGTGACGGCGACATGGAGTTGGTGGCGGTTTCTTCTTTTTACTTCGATGCAGAAAACGACTACAGCGTTTTCGTCTTTCATCCCACTGTCGCCGGTCTCGGTGAACCCTCCCGCATTGGCTATCAGGCCACCGGCGACCGGAACGGGCTGTCTATCGCCGATCTGGACGGCGACGGCGCAGAAGAGATTATTGTCGGTCATGGTCAGGGCCTGACTGCTCTTAATCATGACGGCGCGGGCGGTTTCCAGGCCTCTCTGGTCGGCTCTGCAGCGGCGGACACACTGGATGCGGTGGATATCAATCGCGATGGTATTCCGGATCTGATCGGGCTGCCCTGGTCCGCGCCGGCGACGCAGTATTTCGGCGCTGGCGACGGCTCCATCGCCTATCAAACCACCCTGGCCACCCATGTCAGCGGTTATAACGATCAGGCGCTGGGAGACTTCAACCACGATGGGGTGATGGATCTGGCGATTATTTCCGGGCAGGGTTCCGGGCCGGATTTTTCACTGCATTTGCATGATGGGGCCGGCGCCTTTACTGCCGCCATGCCTTTCTATCTGGATCTGAACGATAGCGCCAGTGGCGTCGCTTCCGGCGACTTCAATGGCGACGGCCGGGATGATCTGGTTATCGCCAGAGGGCGTAACTCGCCGACGTATCTGTGGGTTTATACGCAGAACTCAGCCGGAGCCATGGATACGGCTGTGAAATTGACCTCTTATGACATTCCAGAAACCCTGCGCGCAGCGGATCTGGACGGCAATGGATACGATGACATCCTGGTTTTACACGGAGGCTGGAACACCTTGGGCGTGTATCTGAATGGACCCGATGGTTTGGGCGAGGAAATCCGCGTGAGCATTCCCTATGCAAGCCACTACGATCCGGAAGGCCTGGCGGTGGCTGACACGGACGGCGACGGCTGTCCGGATATGATCGCCATCGCCGACTACAACCAGGGCGTGGTTCCGGTGACGTTCAAACTCTGTAAAACACCGCCGCAGCCGACTACCGGTTCGTTGGAAGGCAGTATTGGCTGGGAGCCGGTTTACCATGAAGTGACCGTTTCCGGCGGTAAGATTGACGCACAACTGCGCTTCTCCGGCAGACGTAACGATATGGACCTGTACTTGTACAGCCCCGATGGCGCGCTGGTGGCCAGCGCCGCCACCAACGAAGCGCCGGAAAAGCTGAGTTATGACACTGAAGGCGTCGCGGGAACCTACAAATTCAAGATTGTGTCGAGAAAGTCCCGTGTGGCCAACTTCAGCCTGGATTATGTCTATCTACCCTGA
- a CDS encoding ABC transporter permease — protein sequence MRFLLELAWRDLRASGQSLWVFCACLLLGVTLVAASGGLYRMISAALLADTRMLLGGDLEVDSNAPLPLATLDWMRTRGDISLVTELDTMLGGPDGSFLRVELQSTDANYPLYGDLTLEPVADLAQVTAFANGHWGAAIDPGLANKLNLRVGDKVKVGSLTLEVRALTLKQPDRNLNANWRGAPVLLSQDALQASGLIQPGSRVDYEYRVRTSTPSLIWREQFYQAFPEQPWEVRTFEDRSRRISERLDQIASGLLIIGFSTLFIGGLGVFNSIQAYLQGKLKTIATLRALGLRNGRLAALYLLQTGIMAGGASLAGATLGGAMALLGAEAAATEIPIAASASVLAAPSLAAFAFGLLTAYAFALPAIGRALAASPAALFRGTDAKTNSPSSLWRIATLLCAGAIIALVLTALPDPLFGVGFVLVVGLLLILLDILVRLLRRSASALDRHPVLSGRFTLRLAVANLHRPNAPLRTSLLSLGSALTLLVASTLVVAALVRAIHATIPEESPALVLYDVFPYQYDEVVAAIQGPHEARLDMAPLVRSRILSINGSPLNERFSQDLERLRDTQQDEYKLSYSVDNIDNVTVVEGAWWPDDAPLSEAGLPNLAMEDREARQLGLQLGDVIRFQIEGRELEAEVAAIYSQKGLQTRFWFEGILADGALESFIHRYVGAAYMSDADALSAQNHVAQIAPNVITVRTAVLLTTARELLAKAGAGLAVVAGVSLAASLLVLTSVMAAGRARQVYDATVLHSLGARMSVIKRGLHMEYALLALITSLFAVALGSAIALPLLHLRLKLPSEDLIWLGFVTAFSVSAITLNLGARYLMRRLQIKPASLLRDA from the coding sequence ATGCGCTTCCTGCTTGAACTGGCCTGGCGAGACCTGCGCGCCAGCGGTCAGTCGCTATGGGTATTCTGCGCCTGCCTGCTGCTCGGCGTCACCCTGGTGGCGGCGTCAGGCGGACTGTACCGTATGATCAGCGCCGCCTTGCTGGCGGATACCCGCATGTTGCTGGGCGGTGATCTGGAAGTGGACAGCAATGCGCCGCTGCCGCTGGCGACACTGGACTGGATGCGCACCAGAGGCGACATCTCTCTGGTGACGGAACTCGACACGATGCTGGGCGGACCGGATGGGTCTTTCCTGCGGGTGGAGCTGCAAAGCACGGACGCCAACTACCCTCTTTATGGCGATTTGACCCTGGAGCCGGTTGCGGACTTGGCGCAAGTCACCGCCTTCGCCAATGGACACTGGGGAGCGGCGATCGATCCCGGTCTGGCGAACAAACTCAACCTCCGCGTCGGCGATAAGGTCAAAGTCGGCTCACTGACGCTGGAAGTGCGCGCACTGACGCTGAAACAGCCTGATCGTAATCTGAACGCCAATTGGCGGGGCGCGCCGGTGTTGCTGTCCCAGGACGCGCTGCAGGCAAGCGGCCTGATACAGCCCGGCAGCCGGGTGGATTATGAATACCGGGTTCGCACCAGCACGCCCTCGCTGATCTGGCGCGAGCAATTTTATCAGGCCTTTCCTGAGCAACCCTGGGAGGTGCGCACCTTTGAAGACCGCAGTCGCCGCATCTCCGAACGTCTGGATCAGATCGCCTCCGGCTTGCTCATTATCGGCTTCAGCACCTTGTTCATCGGCGGTTTAGGCGTATTCAACAGCATCCAGGCTTATCTGCAGGGCAAACTGAAGACCATCGCCACCTTACGCGCGCTGGGCTTGCGCAACGGAAGACTGGCGGCGCTTTACCTGCTCCAGACCGGCATCATGGCGGGCGGAGCCAGTCTGGCCGGCGCCACATTGGGCGGGGCAATGGCCCTGCTTGGCGCGGAAGCCGCAGCGACGGAAATTCCCATCGCCGCCTCCGCCAGCGTGTTGGCCGCGCCCAGTCTGGCGGCCTTCGCCTTTGGTTTACTTACCGCCTACGCCTTCGCCCTGCCCGCTATCGGGAGAGCCCTCGCCGCGTCTCCGGCCGCCCTGTTTCGAGGGACCGACGCCAAAACTAACAGCCCCTCCTCCCTCTGGCGAATAGCGACCCTGTTGTGCGCCGGAGCGATTATCGCGCTGGTGCTCACCGCACTGCCCGATCCCTTGTTTGGCGTCGGCTTCGTTTTAGTCGTTGGGCTGCTGTTGATATTGCTGGATATCCTGGTGCGCTTGCTGCGACGCAGCGCCTCGGCGCTGGATCGTCATCCCGTTCTCAGCGGGCGTTTCACCCTGCGGCTGGCAGTCGCCAATCTGCACCGCCCCAATGCGCCATTACGGACGTCGTTGCTATCACTGGGCTCCGCGCTGACGTTGCTGGTGGCGTCTACACTGGTGGTAGCCGCGCTGGTGCGGGCCATTCACGCCACTATTCCAGAAGAGTCTCCCGCGTTGGTGCTGTATGACGTTTTTCCCTATCAGTACGATGAGGTGGTCGCCGCCATACAAGGCCCCCACGAGGCCCGTCTTGATATGGCCCCGCTGGTGCGGTCGCGTATTCTCAGCATCAACGGGAGTCCGTTGAACGAACGTTTCAGCCAGGATCTGGAACGGTTGCGCGACACTCAGCAGGATGAATACAAGCTCAGCTACTCCGTCGATAACATCGACAACGTTACCGTCGTTGAAGGCGCCTGGTGGCCGGACGATGCGCCCCTGAGCGAGGCGGGACTTCCCAACCTGGCGATGGAGGACCGGGAGGCGCGACAACTTGGTCTGCAACTGGGCGACGTCATTCGTTTTCAGATTGAAGGCCGCGAGCTGGAGGCGGAAGTCGCCGCCATCTACAGCCAAAAGGGTCTGCAAACCCGATTCTGGTTTGAAGGCATTCTTGCTGACGGCGCTTTGGAGTCTTTCATTCATCGCTATGTGGGGGCCGCCTATATGAGTGACGCTGACGCGTTATCGGCGCAAAACCATGTCGCTCAGATCGCCCCCAATGTCATCACCGTACGCACCGCCGTCCTGCTGACCACGGCGCGGGAACTGCTGGCCAAGGCTGGCGCCGGATTGGCGGTAGTGGCGGGCGTCAGTCTCGCCGCCAGCTTATTAGTGCTGACCAGCGTCATGGCCGCCGGACGCGCCCGCCAGGTTTACGACGCTACCGTATTGCACTCTCTCGGCGCCAGGATGTCGGTGATCAAGCGCGGTCTGCATATGGAATACGCCCTGCTGGCGTTAATCACGTCTCTCTTCGCCGTGGCGCTGGGCTCCGCCATCGCTCTGCCCCTGTTGCATCTACGCCTGAAACTGCCCTCAGAAGACCTCATCTGGCTGGGCTTTGTCACCGCATTCAGCGTCAGCGCCATCACGCTGAATTTGGGCGCGCGCTATTTAATGCGGCGTCTGCAAATCAAACCGGCCAGCCTGTTGCGGGACGCCTGA
- a CDS encoding M12 family metallopeptidase — protein sequence MGLGCIRNGGTAMVYRMSWDGKFSERETNVGGPWPNGVVKVFVPEGLDREYVQTVRATFRRWEHCVLEYWGTQLIKFVEVGAAGNGVATLNFASNSADIGYFPGASTKLGVNGKANIKSLPHEVGHALGLAHEHERDDAPESVLHTWGANKMALDAYKLNKRNSTRKFETYSTDFDPKSIMMYADQAVVLLDSVDNTRYGGCKIDPGHVVSGDWNPSMGDLEVLGRIYRHYSTI from the coding sequence ATGGGATTGGGATGTATAAGAAACGGCGGTACCGCGATGGTTTACCGCATGAGTTGGGACGGTAAATTCTCTGAAAGAGAAACCAATGTCGGCGGCCCCTGGCCGAACGGCGTGGTGAAGGTGTTTGTGCCCGAGGGGCTGGACAGGGAATATGTACAGACCGTGCGCGCGACTTTCCGCCGCTGGGAACACTGCGTTCTGGAATATTGGGGCACGCAGCTGATCAAATTCGTTGAAGTAGGCGCGGCGGGTAACGGCGTGGCCACCCTCAATTTCGCCAGCAACTCTGCGGATATTGGGTATTTTCCCGGCGCCAGCACCAAGCTGGGGGTTAATGGCAAAGCCAATATCAAATCGCTGCCCCATGAAGTAGGACATGCTTTGGGGTTGGCTCATGAGCACGAACGCGATGATGCGCCCGAGAGCGTGCTCCACACCTGGGGGGCCAACAAAATGGCGTTGGACGCCTACAAGCTGAACAAGCGCAACAGCACCCGCAAGTTTGAAACCTATAGCACCGACTTCGATCCCAAATCCATCATGATGTATGCGGATCAGGCGGTGGTGCTCCTGGATTCCGTCGACAATACCCGCTACGGCGGTTGCAAGATTGATCCCGGCCATGTGGTCAGCGGCGACTGGAACCCCAGTATGGGCGATCTGGAAGTGCTTGGCCGCATTTATCGGCACTATTCCACGATTTAG
- a CDS encoding ABC transporter ATP-binding protein, whose amino-acid sequence MIELNDLTMSYALESSRLNVLSGVDLAIADGETVAIIGPSGSGKTTLLILLAGLEQPERGEIRLDGAVLSALDADGLADMRRDKLGIIFQSFHLVPSLTALANVALPLDIAGHPQSRERARDMLGKVGLAQRESHYPSQLSGGEQQRVAIARALVHAPKLVLADEPTGNLDLHTGEKVSDILFDLNREAGATLLMVTHDEAIAKRCSRVLRLHEGKLVEEPHALPA is encoded by the coding sequence ATGATTGAACTGAACGATCTGACCATGTCCTATGCGCTGGAGAGCAGCCGTTTAAACGTGCTTTCCGGGGTGGACCTCGCCATCGCCGACGGTGAAACAGTAGCCATTATAGGACCATCCGGCTCCGGGAAGACAACCCTGCTGATCCTGTTGGCTGGCCTGGAGCAACCGGAACGAGGTGAAATTCGCCTGGACGGAGCGGTCTTATCGGCGCTGGATGCGGATGGTCTGGCGGATATGCGGCGCGACAAACTCGGCATCATTTTCCAGTCTTTTCATTTGGTTCCCAGCCTCACCGCCCTCGCCAACGTAGCGCTGCCTCTGGATATCGCCGGACACCCGCAATCCCGCGAACGGGCCCGGGACATGCTGGGGAAAGTCGGGCTGGCGCAACGGGAAAGTCACTATCCCTCGCAGTTGTCCGGCGGCGAGCAGCAGCGCGTCGCCATCGCCCGCGCTCTGGTGCACGCTCCGAAACTGGTGCTGGCGGATGAACCTACCGGCAACCTTGATTTGCACACCGGCGAGAAGGTCAGCGACATCTTGTTCGATCTCAATCGCGAAGCCGGCGCCACGCTGTTGATGGTGACTCACGACGAAGCCATCGCCAAACGCTGCAGCCGGGTGCTGCGCCTGCATGAAGGCAAACTGGTGGAGGAGCCTCATGCGCTTCCTGCTTGA
- the cbiB gene encoding adenosylcobinamide-phosphate synthase CbiB produces MDTLLILVLALTFDALLGEPRRLHPLVGFGRYAGWVEGAIRIADFSSSATRALGAAAVTAAILPWAALAWLANAWSESSTWGHIIFSAFVLYLAIGWRSLLEHVRQVAAPLRRHDAEAARRSLSMIVSRDTAELGEEEIASAATESALENGNDAIFAAIFWFLLAGVPGVVLYRLSNTLDAMWGYKSPRYLSFGWAAARLDDVLNWIPARLTAFSYACCGAMDSALRCWRAQGAQWKSPNAGPVMAAGAGALRVRLGGAATYHGSLQHRPSLGCGDAATAQSIERACGLINRSLALWTATVALGVGVLWLWGAG; encoded by the coding sequence ATGGATACATTGCTGATTCTTGTCCTCGCCCTGACTTTCGACGCCCTGTTGGGAGAACCGCGCCGGCTGCATCCTTTGGTTGGTTTCGGGCGTTACGCCGGTTGGGTGGAGGGAGCGATTCGCATCGCCGACTTCTCTTCCTCAGCAACCCGCGCGCTTGGCGCGGCGGCGGTGACTGCCGCGATTCTGCCCTGGGCGGCGCTCGCCTGGCTGGCGAACGCGTGGAGTGAGTCTTCCACCTGGGGACACATTATCTTTTCCGCCTTCGTGCTTTATCTCGCCATCGGTTGGCGCAGTCTGCTGGAGCATGTGCGTCAGGTCGCCGCGCCATTACGCAGGCATGACGCGGAGGCGGCGCGGCGCAGTCTATCCATGATCGTCAGTCGCGACACCGCCGAACTGGGGGAGGAGGAGATCGCCTCCGCCGCCACGGAATCCGCTCTTGAAAACGGCAACGACGCCATCTTCGCCGCCATCTTCTGGTTTCTGCTCGCCGGCGTTCCCGGCGTGGTGTTGTATCGCCTCAGCAATACCCTGGATGCAATGTGGGGCTATAAGAGCCCGCGTTATTTAAGTTTTGGCTGGGCGGCGGCGCGACTTGACGATGTGCTCAACTGGATTCCCGCCCGTCTGACCGCCTTCAGTTACGCCTGCTGCGGGGCCATGGACAGCGCCCTGCGATGCTGGCGCGCTCAGGGCGCGCAATGGAAAAGTCCCAATGCAGGGCCGGTCATGGCGGCGGGCGCGGGCGCGCTGCGGGTGCGGCTCGGCGGCGCGGCGACCTATCACGGCAGTCTGCAGCATCGGCCTTCACTGGGCTGCGGCGACGCCGCCACGGCGCAATCCATTGAGCGCGCCTGTGGACTGATCAATCGCTCTCTGGCGTTGTGGACGGCGACAGTGGCTTTGGGAGTGGGCGTGCTATGGCTGTGGGGAGCGGGTTGA
- a CDS encoding LacI family DNA-binding transcriptional regulator has protein sequence MKTTIKDVAKRTGVSIATVSRVINGLGGYSNDTRKKVLSAIDEMGFRPNAVARGLVSKKTHTIGVMLPDVSGMLAAEILKGIESVAKEQRYSVIVCNTNYSGDRSQEYVRTLKEKQVDGVLAVSEYMTPEKSKALLSLNLPVVLISTLSYSYPFPYVKVDDKQAAYSAVCHLIDKGHRRIAMISGDRADLIAGAPRIEGYVQALRDHGLSVDESLIRFRAEFESFGFHSGALCMERLLQDKPGQFSAVFAASDELAMGALSCAHRHGLRTPDDLSIIAYDDTRIAEMATPPLTALHQPLFAMGSRATEMLLDMSAAGTLEAESVIIPHRIIERESVRTI, from the coding sequence ATGAAAACCACTATCAAAGACGTCGCCAAACGCACAGGCGTCTCTATCGCCACCGTGTCCCGGGTGATCAATGGCCTGGGCGGTTACTCCAACGACACGCGCAAAAAAGTGTTATCCGCCATCGACGAAATGGGCTTTCGTCCCAACGCAGTGGCGCGGGGTCTGGTCAGTAAAAAAACCCATACTATCGGGGTCATGTTACCGGACGTTTCCGGCATGCTGGCGGCGGAGATCCTCAAAGGAATCGAATCCGTGGCGAAAGAGCAGCGTTACAGTGTGATCGTCTGCAACACCAATTATTCCGGCGACCGTTCTCAGGAATACGTGCGAACGCTGAAAGAGAAGCAAGTAGACGGCGTGCTCGCGGTCAGCGAATACATGACGCCGGAGAAAAGCAAAGCGCTGTTGAGTCTGAACCTGCCCGTCGTGCTGATTTCCACCCTGTCCTACTCCTATCCCTTCCCCTACGTGAAAGTGGATGACAAGCAGGCCGCCTACAGCGCCGTCTGCCATCTCATCGACAAAGGCCACCGCCGCATCGCCATGATCAGCGGCGACCGCGCCGATCTGATCGCCGGCGCACCCCGCATTGAGGGCTATGTTCAAGCGCTGCGAGACCATGGCCTCAGCGTCGATGAATCGCTGATTCGATTTCGGGCGGAATTTGAATCTTTCGGATTTCACAGCGGCGCGCTGTGCATGGAAAGATTACTGCAGGACAAACCAGGCCAGTTCAGCGCTGTATTCGCCGCCAGCGACGAATTGGCCATGGGCGCGTTGTCCTGCGCTCACCGCCATGGCCTCCGCACCCCGGATGACCTGTCGATCATCGCTTACGACGACACCCGCATCGCGGAAATGGCGACGCCGCCGCTCACTGCGTTACATCAGCCGCTGTTCGCCATGGGCAGCCGTGCGACGGAAATGTTGTTGGACATGTCAGCCGCCGGAACCCTGGAAGCCGAGAGCGTGATCATCCCGCACAGGATTATTGAGCGGGAGTCAGTCCGGACGATCTGA
- the cobD gene encoding threonine-phosphate decarboxylase CobD: protein MNGSDFDNGAGHVDLQDDEPAPVHGGDLDKYSRLYGVAAADWLDLSTGVSPFPYPLTSIPAEVFRRLPYADPALQQAASVYYGTDSLLAIPGTQWAIQHLPACCAPGVAALPDVGYREHEHHWRRQGFKIIHYPAGDLAGAAARLAQTENLRALVAINPNNPAARRTPLAALRELAQRLQSTGALMVVDEAFADAETDSSLLGETLPENIVVLRSFGKFFGWPGVRLGFVAAAPHWLAALQRRLGPWAVNSAAQYVATRALRDEAWITAMREKLSLVSRDLQALILAQSVFKRAQDCRRTPLFVSVLTPTVQAERIFERCAQRGVLIRLWRVNAELAYLRFGLFDLEDAGLAGRLTAALADR, encoded by the coding sequence ATGAACGGGAGCGACTTTGATAACGGGGCCGGACACGTGGACCTTCAGGATGATGAGCCGGCTCCCGTCCATGGCGGCGATCTGGATAAATACAGCCGCCTGTATGGCGTTGCCGCCGCTGACTGGCTGGATTTATCCACCGGCGTCAGCCCTTTTCCATACCCGCTGACCAGCATTCCGGCAGAGGTGTTTCGACGTCTGCCTTATGCCGACCCGGCGTTGCAACAGGCCGCCAGCGTTTATTACGGGACGGATTCCCTGCTGGCGATTCCCGGCACGCAATGGGCGATTCAACATCTGCCCGCCTGCTGCGCCCCAGGTGTGGCGGCGCTGCCGGACGTCGGCTATCGCGAACATGAGCATCACTGGCGTCGTCAAGGCTTCAAAATTATTCATTACCCTGCAGGAGATCTGGCGGGAGCGGCGGCGCGTCTGGCGCAGACAGAAAACTTGCGCGCCCTGGTGGCGATTAATCCGAATAACCCCGCCGCCCGTAGGACGCCATTGGCGGCGCTACGTGAGTTGGCGCAGCGACTGCAGTCCACGGGCGCATTGATGGTGGTGGACGAAGCCTTCGCCGATGCGGAGACAGATTCCAGCCTGCTGGGCGAGACCCTGCCGGAAAACATTGTGGTGTTGCGCTCATTCGGCAAATTTTTCGGTTGGCCGGGAGTGCGATTGGGATTTGTGGCGGCGGCGCCTCACTGGCTGGCGGCATTGCAGCGCCGGCTTGGTCCCTGGGCGGTGAACAGCGCCGCGCAATATGTGGCGACTCGGGCGTTGCGCGATGAGGCTTGGATTACCGCTATGCGAGAAAAGCTCTCCTTGGTGAGCCGCGACCTGCAGGCGCTTATTCTGGCGCAGTCGGTATTCAAGAGGGCGCAGGATTGCCGGCGCACGCCGCTGTTTGTGTCCGTGTTGACGCCGACAGTGCAGGCTGAGCGGATTTTCGAACGTTGCGCGCAGCGGGGCGTGTTGATTCGCCTTTGGCGGGTGAATGCGGAGCTGGCGTATTTACGGTTTGGACTTTTTGATTTGGAGGACGCCGGTCTCGCAGGGAGACTGACCGCCGCCCTCGCTGACAGATAA
- a CDS encoding alpha-amylase family glycosyl hydrolase: MAESSAMQGQMRPSDWSDGGVIYQIYPRSFCDSNGDGVGDLNGITEKLDYIASLGVDAVWISPFFKSPMKDFGYDVADYCDVDPIFGTLADFDRMLAAMHDRGLKLLIDLVPCHTSDEHPWFQQSRSDRSNPKADWYVWRDAKPDGSPPNNWRAHFGGPSWTWDGRRAQYYLHHFLPGQPNLNYRNPAVTEAMLAQAEFWFKRGVDGLRIDAIATLAYDPELRDNPARDLDDPFRQSAAARANPFHLQHHRHSFNQHEEVVAFLTRLRALADRYEGRFLLGEVGGDGMAVSAEYTAGEDRLQSCYNFSLLGAPISGRVVKDIVTAVLAEVGPGKLTFAVGNHDVMRVTSRWAAEASPAQQQTLAKTALTLLMTLPGKACVYQGEELGLTQADLPYELLQDPEGINGWPHAKGRDGCRTPMPWRDDVAGGGFSVGKSWLPLPEEHLAAAANRQEDAADSVLRYTRQALALRKGRPELRRGRTELLNAPDELFVILRKEGDGQVLGIFNLSPKAQTFALPGKRWSEPLLASEATVANGVVTLPAFSCCLLENVK, translated from the coding sequence ATGGCGGAGAGTAGTGCAATGCAGGGACAAATGCGGCCTTCGGATTGGAGCGACGGCGGCGTGATCTATCAGATTTATCCGCGCAGTTTTTGCGACTCCAACGGCGATGGCGTCGGGGATTTGAACGGCATTACGGAAAAGCTGGACTATATCGCCAGCCTGGGCGTGGACGCCGTGTGGATTTCGCCATTCTTCAAGTCCCCCATGAAGGACTTCGGCTATGACGTGGCGGACTACTGCGACGTCGACCCCATCTTCGGCACGCTGGCGGATTTTGATCGCATGCTGGCGGCGATGCATGACCGTGGCCTGAAGCTGCTGATCGATCTGGTTCCCTGCCATACTTCTGATGAACATCCCTGGTTTCAGCAAAGCCGCTCTGACCGCAGCAATCCCAAGGCGGACTGGTATGTGTGGCGCGACGCCAAGCCGGACGGCAGTCCTCCCAATAACTGGCGCGCCCACTTCGGCGGACCTTCCTGGACCTGGGACGGTCGCCGCGCCCAGTACTATCTGCATCACTTCCTGCCGGGCCAGCCCAACCTGAATTACCGCAATCCGGCGGTGACGGAAGCCATGCTGGCGCAAGCGGAATTCTGGTTCAAGCGGGGGGTGGACGGCCTGCGCATAGACGCTATCGCCACGTTGGCTTACGACCCTGAATTGAGGGATAACCCGGCGCGGGATCTGGATGATCCATTCAGGCAATCCGCTGCGGCGCGCGCCAACCCGTTTCATTTACAGCACCATCGGCACTCATTCAATCAACATGAGGAGGTGGTGGCGTTCCTGACTCGTCTGCGGGCCTTGGCGGATCGTTATGAAGGTCGTTTTCTGCTCGGCGAGGTAGGCGGTGACGGTATGGCGGTAAGCGCTGAATACACAGCGGGCGAAGACCGTCTGCAGTCCTGTTACAACTTTTCCCTGTTGGGCGCGCCCATCAGCGGCCGGGTGGTGAAGGACATTGTAACGGCGGTGCTGGCGGAGGTGGGGCCCGGCAAGCTGACTTTCGCTGTAGGCAACCACGATGTGATGCGGGTGACATCGCGCTGGGCGGCCGAGGCGTCGCCGGCGCAGCAACAGACTTTGGCGAAAACCGCGCTGACCTTGCTGATGACGCTGCCGGGCAAGGCCTGTGTGTATCAGGGCGAAGAGCTGGGCCTGACGCAGGCGGACCTGCCTTATGAACTATTGCAGGACCCGGAAGGCATTAATGGCTGGCCGCACGCCAAAGGCCGCGACGGCTGCCGCACACCGATGCCCTGGCGCGATGATGTCGCTGGCGGCGGCTTCAGCGTTGGGAAGAGCTGGTTGCCATTGCCTGAAGAACATCTTGCTGCGGCGGCGAATCGTCAGGAAGACGCGGCGGATTCGGTGCTGCGCTATACCCGACAGGCGCTGGCGCTGCGCAAAGGGCGGCCGGAGCTGCGTCGGGGACGTACGGAGCTGCTGAACGCTCCGGATGAGTTGTTTGTCATTTTGAGAAAAGAAGGCGATGGCCAGGTATTAGGAATATTTAACCTGTCGCCTAAGGCGCAGACGTTCGCCTTGCCTGGAAAACGCTGGAGTGAGCCATTACTCGCTTCTGAAGCGACTGTCGCCAATGGCGTCGTCACACTTCCCGCCTTCTCCTGCTGCCTGTTGGAGAATGTGAAATAG